From the genome of Hyalangium ruber, one region includes:
- a CDS encoding serine/threonine protein kinase: protein MRNEKSHKGGKPPQEVPEDEKPTVDMNDEEGESEGLTPAQGRAFSAVMKGLEKLGRMISARDSFTSGPVSFRFVRVLEERKSGLQSLLFERYLQHGLAGYVVVKRLRNPASFERRQRMREEVHLAFRLHHPAIAQVHHFKVIERMPHVVMEYVDGPMLESLLSTAAMRGKPLPVSFALYVAAEVAEGLHYAHTLTEKEEGGQPLGIIHRDVSPRNVRVGRKTGAVKLTDFGAAFSKRIGREETPGRLVKGDVLYSSPEYLHCEPMDARSDIFSLGLVLLEALTSKHLFDVGDLLEVEPRPVDVVPDEEPAVALAQMMVLVDRYSREDVERVVADLPEGLKAILHRALRRVPAERYATVAEMLQDLRAQLLVLAPGYGRKEAAEDVERLISDASAMRDVAEPTEAGIYPDYLDEHEMMTGEDGGA from the coding sequence ATGAGAAACGAGAAGAGCCACAAGGGCGGGAAGCCTCCCCAGGAAGTACCCGAAGACGAGAAGCCCACGGTAGACATGAATGACGAGGAAGGCGAAAGCGAAGGACTGACTCCCGCGCAGGGCCGAGCCTTCAGCGCCGTCATGAAGGGGCTGGAGAAGCTGGGCCGGATGATCAGCGCGCGGGACTCCTTCACCTCGGGGCCAGTCTCCTTCAGGTTCGTTCGGGTGCTGGAAGAGCGAAAAAGCGGGTTGCAGTCGCTCTTGTTCGAACGCTACCTCCAACATGGGCTCGCTGGCTACGTCGTGGTCAAGCGCCTGCGGAACCCCGCGAGCTTCGAGCGGCGCCAGCGCATGCGGGAGGAGGTGCATCTGGCCTTTCGCCTGCATCACCCGGCCATCGCCCAGGTGCATCACTTCAAGGTCATCGAGAGAATGCCGCACGTCGTGATGGAGTACGTGGACGGCCCGATGCTCGAGTCGCTGCTGAGCACCGCAGCAATGCGGGGCAAGCCGCTCCCGGTTTCCTTCGCCCTTTACGTGGCGGCGGAGGTGGCGGAGGGGCTTCACTATGCCCACACTCTGACGGAGAAGGAGGAGGGGGGACAGCCTCTCGGGATCATTCACCGGGACGTGAGTCCCCGGAATGTCCGTGTGGGCCGTAAGACTGGCGCGGTGAAGCTGACGGACTTCGGTGCCGCCTTCTCGAAGCGCATTGGCCGGGAGGAGACTCCGGGGCGGCTGGTGAAGGGGGATGTTCTCTACTCCTCACCGGAGTATCTGCACTGCGAACCCATGGATGCCCGCTCGGACATTTTCTCGCTGGGCCTCGTGCTCTTGGAGGCGTTGACGAGCAAGCACCTGTTCGACGTGGGAGACTTGCTGGAAGTCGAGCCCCGACCGGTTGACGTGGTTCCGGATGAAGAGCCTGCGGTGGCTCTCGCGCAGATGATGGTGCTGGTGGACCGCTACAGCCGAGAGGACGTGGAGCGCGTGGTGGCGGATCTCCCGGAAGGGCTCAAGGCCATCCTGCACCGTGCACTGAGGCGGGTCCCTGCAGAGCGATACGCGACGGTCGCTGAAATGCTCCAGGACCTGCGCGCCCAGCTCTTGGTACTCGCTCCCGGATACGGACGGAAGGAAGCGGCCGAGGATGTGGAGCGCCTGATCTCCGACGCCAGTGCCATGCGCGATGTCGCAGAGCCTACTGAGGCCGGCATCTACCCCGACTACTTGGACGAGCACGAGATGATGACCGGGGAGGACGGCGGCGCCTAG
- a CDS encoding helix-turn-helix domain-containing protein — protein MREKLAVTIADAARAARERLGLTQVEVAGLMELSAIVYNRLERARMLPSVPTLVRLCETLQVSPAELLGFTRPAKRGKIKPSNVDPPSLHQLMNLARKLDETQRQALITMAKTLLR, from the coding sequence ATGAGAGAGAAGCTGGCAGTCACCATCGCAGATGCCGCGCGCGCCGCACGCGAGCGCCTGGGACTCACGCAAGTGGAGGTCGCTGGGCTGATGGAGCTTTCGGCCATCGTCTACAACCGCCTGGAGCGTGCAAGGATGCTCCCCAGCGTCCCGACGCTCGTGCGGCTCTGTGAGACGCTCCAGGTGTCCCCAGCGGAGCTGCTCGGGTTCACCCGCCCCGCCAAGAGAGGCAAGATCAAGCCTTCCAATGTGGACCCTCCTTCGCTCCACCAGCTCATGAACCTTGCGCGAAAGCTGGATGAGACCCAGCGGCAGGCACTCATCACCATGGCCAAGACCCTGCTGCGGTAA
- a CDS encoding helix-turn-helix transcriptional regulator, translating into MSLRMAETIGSAVREARRRAGLTQEQVAEAIELNPLAFSRLERGKLLPSVPTLALLSQVLKTPTDVLLGASGVGA; encoded by the coding sequence ATGTCCCTGAGAATGGCAGAAACCATCGGAAGCGCCGTTCGCGAAGCGCGCAGGCGCGCTGGGCTCACCCAGGAGCAGGTTGCGGAGGCCATTGAGCTCAATCCGCTCGCCTTCAGCCGCCTCGAGCGGGGGAAGTTGCTGCCCAGTGTCCCCACGCTCGCCCTCCTCTCGCAGGTCCTCAAAACCCCGACCGATGTACTCCTGGGCGCTTCGGGCGTAGGAGCGTAG
- a CDS encoding serine/threonine protein kinase, producing the protein MGSYRVDARLGAGGFGTVFRAERGGELYALKALSLQEVGEWAEREVVVLARVKHPNVARLRGFWQWPDHEPRYLVVVMEYVPGRRLDVWTRTENPSARQVLRLLLGVTRALMAVHRAKVVHRDVKEANIIVRESDGEAVLVDFGVSGCEEASRVTGGMMPPGTPGYRSPEAWKFRRENKGDPGARYRPTPADDMFALGIVLYWMLTDVLPFAESDIEGVEALLTRPPTAPHVRNSRVPRELSELCLRLLENQPEVRLDAEAACKAVEELLTLEEAVWDEPLCEFFSEHNVTTNPEEGVDEEALWLNEVREAEARPRRGKRPPRLVAVSTLDAPKSAPTAATVPPAQQIPADQELLPEAEIGPHASIQHQALPAALVPPPKPVQEAPDDSMPMPSPPVLVPALPGAAPASMVELRLRVPSMGRWGRAAGLALAVALSALASRYSVLLPPPATPQALPAPAARTLNPESTRFDAPLPTWEGGWKVASPLKPLEAKRGSLFGFKEAGPVPVAPAATLEEDEASVRTPQQLKKELRAVKKALVMGSACTALACPGAEVLRSPEPKPCPPGAVEAMKERGISPGYVHGGTFFLVLEKGPQVTTVSEGRTNVRLIGPWGTMKGGTIFSGELIFGERVYGRLTQARTKDESFPVCIELWDEEGGRGLKREPNDGPNTAKVFSTMTLRVVSHFE; encoded by the coding sequence GTGGGCTCCTATCGTGTCGACGCTCGGCTTGGAGCGGGTGGTTTCGGCACCGTGTTCCGTGCCGAGCGTGGCGGCGAACTCTACGCACTGAAGGCCCTCTCCCTTCAGGAGGTGGGGGAGTGGGCTGAGCGAGAGGTAGTTGTCCTTGCGCGTGTGAAGCACCCCAACGTGGCGCGGCTCCGCGGCTTCTGGCAGTGGCCGGACCATGAGCCGAGGTACCTCGTCGTGGTGATGGAGTACGTACCGGGACGGCGGCTGGATGTGTGGACGCGCACCGAGAACCCGTCAGCGCGCCAGGTGCTACGGCTGCTGCTGGGCGTGACAAGGGCGCTCATGGCTGTCCACCGGGCGAAGGTGGTCCACCGCGATGTGAAGGAAGCCAACATCATCGTTCGTGAGTCGGACGGTGAAGCGGTGCTGGTGGACTTCGGTGTGAGCGGGTGCGAGGAGGCGTCCCGGGTGACGGGAGGGATGATGCCGCCGGGGACGCCGGGGTACCGCAGCCCCGAGGCATGGAAATTTCGGCGCGAGAACAAGGGTGATCCGGGGGCGCGGTATCGGCCCACGCCTGCTGACGACATGTTCGCGCTGGGCATCGTCCTCTACTGGATGCTGACGGACGTGCTGCCCTTCGCTGAGAGTGACATTGAGGGCGTGGAGGCCCTGCTCACGCGCCCACCCACGGCGCCGCATGTGCGCAACTCCCGAGTCCCTCGAGAACTCAGCGAACTGTGCCTGCGGTTGCTGGAGAATCAACCCGAGGTCCGGCTAGATGCGGAGGCCGCGTGCAAGGCGGTCGAGGAATTGCTCACGCTGGAAGAGGCGGTTTGGGACGAGCCGCTATGCGAGTTCTTCAGCGAGCACAACGTTACGACCAACCCAGAGGAAGGTGTGGACGAGGAGGCCCTCTGGTTGAACGAGGTGCGGGAAGCCGAGGCAAGACCTCGTCGAGGGAAGCGCCCGCCGCGTTTGGTAGCGGTGAGCACCCTTGATGCTCCCAAGTCGGCGCCTACTGCCGCCACTGTGCCGCCTGCGCAACAGATTCCCGCGGACCAGGAACTGCTGCCCGAAGCCGAAATCGGGCCCCATGCCTCCATCCAGCATCAGGCTCTTCCTGCGGCGCTGGTTCCGCCGCCCAAGCCCGTCCAGGAGGCTCCTGACGATTCCATGCCCATGCCCTCTCCGCCTGTTCTCGTACCCGCGCTCCCCGGGGCCGCGCCTGCGAGCATGGTGGAGTTGCGGCTGCGCGTTCCATCCATGGGGCGCTGGGGACGCGCGGCGGGGCTGGCTCTCGCCGTGGCCTTGAGCGCGCTCGCCTCTCGCTACAGCGTGCTGCTACCTCCTCCGGCCACGCCCCAAGCACTGCCGGCGCCTGCGGCTCGCACGTTGAATCCAGAGAGCACACGGTTTGATGCGCCTCTGCCTACCTGGGAGGGAGGTTGGAAAGTGGCGTCTCCTCTCAAACCGCTCGAAGCTAAGCGCGGTAGCCTCTTCGGTTTCAAAGAGGCTGGTCCTGTGCCCGTCGCACCTGCCGCGACGCTCGAAGAGGATGAAGCTTCCGTGAGGACTCCGCAGCAGCTGAAGAAAGAACTCCGTGCCGTGAAGAAGGCTCTTGTCATGGGGTCCGCGTGTACGGCCCTGGCCTGCCCTGGTGCTGAGGTGCTCCGCTCCCCAGAGCCCAAGCCGTGCCCACCCGGCGCTGTCGAGGCCATGAAGGAGCGTGGCATCTCTCCGGGTTACGTACATGGAGGGACCTTCTTTCTCGTCCTCGAAAAGGGGCCGCAGGTCACGACCGTAAGTGAGGGCCGGACAAACGTAAGACTTATAGGTCCCTGGGGAACCATGAAGGGCGGAACCATCTTCTCCGGGGAGCTGATCTTCGGGGAGCGTGTTTACGGTCGGCTGACCCAGGCCCGGACGAAGGATGAGTCCTTCCCTGTGTGCATCGAACTGTGGGACGAAGAAGGGGGGCGTGGACTCAAGCGGGAGCCCAACGACGGTCCCAATACTGCTAAGGTCTTCTCCACTATGACGCTGCGGGTAGTGAGCCACTTCGAGTGA
- a CDS encoding DUF2381 family protein, which produces MLASAPVALTFALLAGVPDAASLLPLPDCQAVQERIELPTEPERRVHTLCISPGIVTTWIFDAPLPPGAVRLEVEERDVLLVQAGRVVTLLPSEHLLPGRRLNMTVRFDDDAAPGGTTFMLVVHPARALRQVEVFRHKRTVESYQQVLKAKEEEAKQCHEENERLRAVQGSPVGLKGLRSAGLMDEKGVAVRSITSGVIERPGSALKPLRATSYRANERVAVEVQLALTIPVGGKDWEAVGAALVGIGGRELPVLEVWQQAPITPGEKGEHYVMVEADAKPDEAKGTFTLKLWDAGGTRTAILEGVTFPPL; this is translated from the coding sequence GTGCTTGCTTCAGCGCCTGTTGCCCTCACGTTTGCCCTGCTTGCTGGAGTGCCTGACGCGGCCTCGCTGCTGCCACTCCCCGACTGCCAAGCAGTCCAAGAGCGCATCGAGCTGCCAACAGAGCCGGAGAGGAGGGTGCATACGCTGTGCATCAGCCCGGGGATTGTTACGACTTGGATCTTTGATGCTCCGCTTCCCCCCGGGGCGGTGCGCCTGGAGGTGGAGGAACGGGATGTGCTGCTGGTGCAGGCCGGGCGTGTCGTCACTCTCCTGCCTTCGGAGCACCTGCTGCCGGGGCGGCGCTTGAACATGACAGTGCGCTTTGATGACGACGCCGCCCCTGGGGGCACCACCTTCATGCTCGTGGTTCATCCTGCGCGCGCCCTGCGTCAGGTGGAGGTGTTTCGCCACAAGCGCACGGTGGAGTCCTACCAGCAAGTTCTCAAGGCAAAGGAAGAGGAAGCTAAGCAGTGCCACGAGGAAAACGAGCGGCTCCGGGCCGTACAGGGGAGCCCGGTCGGGCTCAAGGGCCTGCGCAGTGCGGGGCTAATGGACGAGAAGGGCGTCGCCGTTCGCTCCATTACCAGCGGCGTCATCGAGCGCCCTGGCAGCGCGCTGAAGCCGTTGCGAGCCACGAGCTATCGGGCAAACGAACGGGTGGCTGTGGAAGTGCAACTGGCGTTGACGATACCGGTGGGTGGCAAGGACTGGGAGGCAGTTGGGGCTGCGCTCGTTGGCATTGGCGGACGTGAGCTGCCTGTGCTGGAGGTGTGGCAGCAGGCGCCCATTACCCCTGGAGAGAAGGGGGAGCATTACGTCATGGTGGAGGCAGATGCCAAGCCGGATGAGGCCAAGGGAACCTTTACTCTCAAGCTCTGGGATGCGGGAGGCACGCGCACCGCAATCCTCGAAGGGGTGACGTTCCCACCGCTTTAG
- a CDS encoding Tox-REase-5 domain-containing protein, translating to MPGWAVVLLFAVLVGCSTTTKVVRLDTGQGEPIVHVARGDVDPVEVNDDEFNEAVAKHVHTVPIPERPLEFARQLFGVPERSGWYRYERKSRRLFPLGAESELKVEISAADAELNRQYLLWCGRAWGPSSRDCLRLLVNSPVLDGEGKYALAMAISRGAVLGEMKEAFGQMVNPEAVAATITGAMTMYLMLWLLPEPVSKGVAGLMTVGLVSYLGWDLVWKLIDGWREMVAAVDRATTFEEIRAAGEKFAKVMGDKGTKAFVMLAMLAVGNTAAGMASKMPTLPGARQAAVVAEAQLNIRYTAPALAEVESVAINAEGVIVALAPNAVAMAARGNSGGKEVAKAGPPSSGGPGEWVQADEYMSESSRSYQAQVTGAPKGSAYRVRWGDKEVDFDGFDQGVLLEVKGTGYAKWVDKQLNFFRIFEGRDKMLGQAKRQFEVANGMPIRWIVAEEKLAGALRKMFRAARLEIEVIHVSPTP from the coding sequence ATGCCAGGCTGGGCGGTTGTGCTGCTGTTCGCGGTTCTCGTTGGGTGCAGTACCACAACGAAGGTCGTCCGCCTGGACACAGGTCAGGGCGAGCCCATCGTCCACGTTGCGCGCGGAGACGTGGATCCGGTGGAGGTGAACGACGACGAATTCAATGAGGCCGTGGCAAAACACGTGCACACGGTGCCAATCCCTGAGCGGCCTCTGGAGTTCGCCCGCCAACTGTTCGGAGTGCCTGAGCGTAGCGGCTGGTACCGCTACGAGCGGAAGAGCCGACGGCTCTTCCCTCTGGGGGCTGAGAGCGAGCTGAAGGTGGAGATTTCCGCTGCCGACGCGGAGTTGAACCGCCAGTACCTGCTGTGGTGTGGGCGGGCCTGGGGACCATCTTCCAGGGATTGCCTGCGCCTGCTGGTGAACAGCCCCGTGCTGGACGGCGAAGGGAAGTACGCCTTGGCGATGGCCATCTCCCGGGGGGCGGTGTTGGGGGAGATGAAGGAAGCCTTCGGGCAGATGGTGAACCCCGAGGCCGTAGCGGCAACCATCACGGGCGCGATGACGATGTACCTCATGCTGTGGCTGTTGCCCGAGCCCGTATCGAAGGGCGTCGCGGGGCTGATGACCGTGGGCCTGGTGAGCTACCTGGGCTGGGACCTGGTGTGGAAGCTCATCGACGGGTGGCGTGAGATGGTGGCGGCGGTGGACCGAGCCACGACGTTCGAGGAGATCAGGGCCGCGGGAGAGAAGTTCGCGAAGGTGATGGGGGACAAGGGGACGAAAGCGTTCGTGATGTTGGCGATGCTGGCTGTGGGGAACACAGCGGCCGGCATGGCATCGAAGATGCCCACGCTACCAGGCGCCAGGCAGGCTGCGGTGGTGGCCGAAGCGCAGTTGAACATCCGCTATACGGCACCTGCACTTGCCGAGGTGGAGTCAGTCGCTATCAACGCAGAGGGAGTCATCGTCGCGCTGGCCCCCAACGCCGTGGCCATGGCGGCGCGGGGCAACTCAGGCGGCAAGGAAGTCGCGAAGGCCGGGCCGCCCAGTTCTGGTGGTCCAGGTGAATGGGTCCAAGCGGACGAGTACATGTCGGAGAGTTCCCGCAGCTATCAAGCCCAGGTCACGGGAGCCCCCAAGGGCTCCGCCTACCGCGTCAGATGGGGTGACAAGGAGGTGGACTTCGATGGCTTCGACCAGGGCGTGCTCCTCGAGGTCAAGGGCACCGGCTATGCGAAGTGGGTCGATAAGCAGCTGAACTTTTTCAGGATCTTCGAGGGACGGGACAAGATGCTTGGTCAAGCGAAGCGCCAGTTCGAAGTTGCCAATGGAATGCCCATCCGGTGGATCGTCGCCGAGGAGAAGCTAGCGGGCGCGCTGAGGAAGATGTTTAGAGCAGCGCGCCTTGAGATCGAGGTCATCCATGTTTCCCCAACTCCGTGA
- a CDS encoding immunity 52 family protein, with amino-acid sequence MIETYYAGSYWLARSESAEACAQRAERFFHLLGHCDPAWTSWYEKAGSFEEARRRQFTTDAANFQKLFAQKEHEIGDGFSFHLWTGNNLEETSGVDGSCGYSSRHLPASCVLEPYDEGPIGERVLTASVMIAVLRAMALAWEPEWGVVTSHQYDELVSEKVIPAGTSVGWVMYFSRLRGPVPPLPAPVRIERVEDKGTLVILTPERFTVANPEHVALAARVHELLDRAGLLRRLQPWPTG; translated from the coding sequence ATGATAGAGACCTACTACGCTGGTTCCTACTGGCTCGCCCGGTCCGAATCTGCGGAGGCTTGCGCACAGCGCGCGGAACGTTTCTTCCACCTCTTGGGCCACTGCGACCCGGCGTGGACCAGCTGGTATGAGAAGGCAGGTTCATTCGAGGAAGCACGGAGACGGCAGTTCACGACAGACGCTGCAAACTTCCAGAAGCTGTTCGCCCAAAAGGAGCATGAGATCGGAGATGGCTTCTCGTTTCATTTATGGACGGGCAACAACCTGGAAGAGACGTCCGGCGTCGACGGCAGCTGCGGTTATTCCTCCCGTCACCTGCCGGCCTCCTGCGTGCTCGAACCCTACGATGAGGGTCCTATCGGGGAGCGGGTGCTGACCGCCTCCGTCATGATTGCGGTGTTGCGTGCCATGGCCCTCGCCTGGGAGCCGGAGTGGGGAGTGGTCACCTCGCATCAATACGACGAGCTCGTTTCAGAGAAGGTCATACCTGCGGGCACTTCGGTGGGCTGGGTGATGTACTTCTCTCGGCTGCGTGGCCCTGTGCCCCCACTGCCGGCCCCTGTGCGTATCGAACGCGTGGAGGATAAGGGCACGCTGGTCATCCTCACCCCCGAGAGATTCACCGTCGCCAACCCGGAGCACGTCGCGCTGGCCGCTCGCGTCCACGAACTGCTGGACCGGGCTGGGTTGCTGCGGAGGCTGCAGCCCTGGCCGACAGGTTGA
- a CDS encoding helix-turn-helix domain-containing protein encodes MPRPRVERRRRPERAEQYESAAYRDLQRRLAVAVRHLRGEKGWTQEEAAHRCGMTTRLFQRVEGEEVNLTFTTLARLCEGFEVDVVHLLKALGGEKRRSQKPTAQ; translated from the coding sequence ATGCCGCGGCCCCGGGTCGAAAGAAGACGCCGTCCCGAACGGGCGGAGCAGTACGAGAGCGCCGCTTACCGCGATCTGCAGAGGCGGTTGGCGGTGGCCGTGCGGCACCTGCGTGGAGAGAAGGGCTGGACGCAGGAGGAGGCCGCGCACCGCTGCGGCATGACGACGCGCCTCTTCCAGCGTGTAGAGGGCGAGGAGGTGAACCTTACTTTCACGACGCTCGCCAGGCTGTGCGAAGGCTTCGAGGTGGACGTAGTGCATCTCCTCAAGGCGCTCGGAGGGGAGAAGCGCAGGAGCCAGAAGCCTACAGCGCAGTAG
- a CDS encoding heavy metal translocating P-type ATPase, with protein MTTHHHPESHTGHHPPHLSEGKVKDPVCGMLVDPHTAKGGSHVHEGHTYFFCNPKCREKFQAEPQKYLSPAPAAAPATRAPTGAMYICPMDPEVRQDHPGACPKCGMALEPEQPVVQTRTEYVCPMHPEIVRSEPGSCPICGMALEPRTVTLEDAPDPEYVDMRRRFWVSLALSLPLLVVAMSEMVPGQPLQGLVPGAALLWVQFALATPVVLWGGFPFFHRGWVSVRNRHLNMFTLIALGTGAAYGFSVFATLFPGLLPHAFTGHGGQVPVYFEAAAVITTLVLLGQVLELRARHATSGALKALLGLAPKTARLLHKDGREEDVALDRVQVGDRLRVRPGEKVPVDGLVLEGESAVDESMVTGEPIPAEKAAGSRVTGGTVNGTGGFVMQAERVGRDTLLSQIVQRVAEAQRSRAPIQRLADTVSAWFVPLVIGIAALTALLWGVWGPEPKLAHALVNAVAVLIIACPCALGLATPISIVVGMGRGAQAGVLIRDAAALEELAKVDTLVVDKTGTLTEGKPSLVTVMPAPGFDEAQLLHVAGSIERGSEHPLASAIVKGAQQRGAVLTESSGFKSVTGQGVTGLVGGVQVALGNTKLLEGLGIDTAALVEKAEPLRREGQTVMFVAVDGKAAGLLGVADPVKASTPQAIQELRAEGLRIVMLTGDSRTTADAVARKLGIDEVHAEVRPEEKNDWVKRLQAEGRVVAMAGDGINDAPALAQAQVGIAMGTGTDIAMESAAVTLVKGDLRGIVRAQRLSRGTVRNIRQNLFFAFIYNVLGVPIAAGLLYPFFGLLLSPMIASAAMSVSSVSVIANALRLRRVML; from the coding sequence ATGACGACTCACCACCATCCCGAGTCCCACACCGGACACCACCCGCCCCATCTATCGGAAGGCAAGGTGAAGGATCCTGTCTGCGGGATGCTGGTCGATCCGCATACGGCGAAGGGCGGCAGCCACGTCCACGAGGGGCACACCTACTTCTTCTGCAACCCCAAGTGCCGCGAGAAGTTCCAAGCGGAGCCGCAGAAGTACCTCTCACCTGCCCCGGCGGCAGCGCCAGCAACTCGAGCCCCTACGGGGGCGATGTACATCTGCCCGATGGACCCAGAGGTGCGCCAGGACCACCCAGGCGCCTGCCCTAAGTGCGGCATGGCCCTGGAGCCGGAGCAGCCGGTCGTCCAGACGCGCACCGAGTATGTCTGCCCGATGCACCCGGAGATCGTGCGGTCTGAGCCAGGCTCCTGCCCCATCTGCGGCATGGCCCTGGAGCCGCGGACCGTCACCCTCGAAGATGCTCCTGACCCGGAGTATGTCGACATGCGGCGACGTTTCTGGGTGAGCCTTGCTCTGTCGCTGCCCCTGCTGGTGGTGGCGATGTCGGAGATGGTGCCGGGCCAGCCCCTTCAGGGCCTGGTACCAGGAGCGGCCCTGCTCTGGGTGCAGTTCGCTCTGGCGACGCCCGTAGTGCTGTGGGGAGGCTTTCCTTTCTTCCACCGGGGCTGGGTGTCGGTGCGCAATCGGCACCTCAACATGTTCACGCTGATCGCACTCGGAACGGGCGCGGCCTACGGCTTCAGCGTCTTCGCCACCCTCTTCCCGGGCCTCCTGCCCCATGCCTTCACAGGCCATGGCGGCCAGGTCCCCGTGTACTTCGAGGCCGCTGCGGTCATCACCACGCTGGTCCTGCTTGGGCAGGTGCTGGAGCTCCGAGCCCGTCACGCCACCTCGGGCGCACTCAAGGCGCTGCTGGGGCTTGCCCCGAAGACCGCCCGGCTTCTGCACAAGGACGGGCGTGAGGAGGATGTAGCGCTCGACCGTGTGCAGGTGGGCGACCGCCTCCGGGTCCGCCCGGGCGAGAAAGTGCCGGTGGATGGCCTCGTCTTGGAGGGCGAGAGCGCCGTGGATGAGTCCATGGTGACGGGCGAGCCGATCCCCGCCGAGAAGGCGGCTGGCAGCCGGGTGACGGGCGGGACCGTCAACGGCACGGGCGGCTTCGTGATGCAGGCGGAGCGCGTGGGCCGCGACACCCTGCTGTCCCAGATCGTCCAGCGCGTCGCCGAGGCTCAGCGCAGCCGGGCTCCCATCCAGCGCCTGGCGGACACCGTCTCCGCCTGGTTTGTGCCCCTCGTCATTGGAATCGCCGCCCTGACAGCCCTCCTCTGGGGAGTGTGGGGGCCCGAGCCCAAGCTCGCTCATGCACTCGTCAACGCAGTAGCGGTCCTCATCATCGCGTGTCCGTGTGCCCTGGGGCTGGCAACGCCCATCTCCATCGTGGTGGGCATGGGCCGCGGTGCACAGGCTGGCGTCCTCATCCGGGACGCGGCGGCGCTAGAGGAGCTGGCGAAGGTGGACACCCTCGTCGTCGACAAGACAGGGACTCTCACCGAAGGCAAGCCAAGCCTGGTGACCGTGATGCCTGCTCCAGGCTTCGATGAGGCCCAACTGCTGCACGTGGCCGGAAGCATCGAGCGTGGGAGCGAGCACCCACTCGCCTCCGCCATCGTCAAGGGCGCGCAGCAGAGGGGTGCCGTCCTCACCGAGTCCAGTGGCTTCAAGTCCGTCACGGGCCAGGGGGTCACCGGGCTTGTCGGCGGAGTGCAGGTGGCGCTCGGCAACACGAAGCTGCTCGAAGGGCTCGGAATCGACACAGCAGCACTCGTGGAGAAGGCAGAGCCCCTGCGGCGTGAGGGGCAGACGGTCATGTTCGTCGCGGTGGACGGGAAAGCGGCGGGGCTCCTGGGCGTCGCGGACCCGGTCAAGGCGTCCACCCCTCAGGCCATCCAGGAGCTTCGCGCCGAGGGGCTTCGGATCGTGATGCTCACCGGGGATAGCCGCACCACGGCCGACGCGGTGGCGCGCAAGCTTGGCATCGACGAGGTGCACGCGGAAGTACGCCCCGAGGAGAAGAACGACTGGGTGAAGCGGCTCCAGGCCGAAGGCCGCGTGGTGGCCATGGCTGGGGACGGTATCAACGACGCGCCAGCACTTGCCCAAGCGCAGGTGGGCATCGCCATGGGCACGGGCACGGACATCGCCATGGAGAGCGCGGCGGTGACACTGGTAAAGGGGGACCTGCGCGGCATCGTCCGTGCCCAGCGGCTCAGCCGCGGCACCGTGCGCAACATCCGCCAGAACCTCTTCTTCGCGTTCATCTACAACGTGCTCGGTGTGCCTATCGCCGCGGGGCTCCTCTACCCCTTCTTCGGTCTGCTCCTGAGCCCCATGATCGCGAGCGCGGCAATGAGCGTCTCGTCCGTCTCGGTCATCGCCAACGCCCTGCGGCTGCGACGCGTCATGCTCTAA
- a CDS encoding YybH family protein yields MHRIAVRVAALGVAILALVASPAQAQDAQEEAKIKKWLEGYVAALNAKDLKALGSFYDEQATIYEGGSIDNGWASYRDHHLGPELKEFQNLQFALVDVTPHVPEKGAKVAWVTATYTLKAKMKDRDIDSAGLETMVLVKDKDGSWKIRHSHTSSRRRPAPQAPTQAKP; encoded by the coding sequence ATGCATCGTATTGCTGTACGTGTCGCCGCACTCGGCGTTGCCATCCTGGCGCTCGTTGCATCACCCGCTCAGGCCCAGGATGCGCAAGAGGAAGCGAAGATCAAGAAATGGCTTGAGGGCTACGTCGCCGCGCTCAACGCGAAGGATCTCAAGGCGCTCGGAAGCTTCTACGATGAGCAGGCCACCATTTACGAGGGCGGCAGCATCGACAACGGCTGGGCCTCATACCGCGATCATCACCTCGGTCCCGAGCTGAAGGAATTTCAGAACCTGCAGTTCGCTCTGGTCGACGTGACGCCCCATGTGCCCGAAAAGGGTGCCAAGGTGGCATGGGTCACGGCGACCTACACACTGAAGGCGAAGATGAAGGACCGCGACATCGACAGCGCGGGCTTGGAGACGATGGTGCTCGTCAAGGACAAGGACGGGAGCTGGAAGATCCGCCACTCCCACACCTCGTCGCGTCGCCGCCCGGCGCCGCAAGCCCCGACCCAGGCCAAACCGTAG